The genomic stretch GCCTTCATTGtatattttcttctcttctttccgcCTACCACCCATCCCTTTCCCTACCATACTTTTGCAACaacacttttatttattttctaataaaagtTAATTTTTATGTCTTGTGATAAAAAAATCTGCTGtaatttttttcattcgtttattTCCTCTTCCTCTATATTTAACAAAGTTCTTTACTCATAGAAGGCTAAAGCTGtttttatctatattttcacAGTTTCAATGTTTTTTCTCCTATTTTAGTACATTGGTATTATCAGTGCATGATAACAAGCGGTCTTAAGCCTGGCACATGAACGCGACCCGGAAGCTCCATGATACAAATCAATCTAATGTCGCCAGGGTAACGACTCGTCCAAACAAAAACGTTCAACCTGCTACTATTATTTTCACAGTGTATCGTGTCAGAAGACCAGCAAGTCAAATAGTTCAGACCGATCGATCGTATTAACTTTCGAAATTTGAACAAAAGTTTTTTTAATTAGTTGTGCAAGACTTTGCCATGCTGTCTTGATCTCATCATAATAATCTTTGAAAGAGATTCGAATAAGGATAAAAAATACTGAATCTTGTATAACGCTCTGTTTAGAATAAATGAAAGCGTGCTGTTTATTCGTACACAAATTTCTTGAAAATAATCGCTATGATAATTTCGGTAATTTCTTTAGTTTACAGCCTTCTTACACGCTTCTGACAGCTAAAAAGCGCTCAAGAGACTGCACCGTAAGAATTACGCAACGAGAAAGCGCCACGAATCGTAAATCGTTCTAATTCGATGTAGCAGTCGCAGgtcaaaaagaaagaggaaggacATGAAACACGATCGTTAGAACGTTTCGGATCTACTAAAATTCATCGTAGAATTTCGCGAGTCCTGCGAAATTCGCAGCAAGCGCAAATTATCATTCGTCAAGTCGATTTTTAATCCCGATTTTTATGCCGATACGAATCGGAAAGTTGTACAGGAGAAATTTTCTGATTATTATCATATACAGCATTTTCGCATAAGCGAATCGGAAAAGAGCCTAGTCGCGTAGCAATACTGTGCTATTGAGTTACAATGCTTTCTCATTTCCGTATATATCGATCATAAGTGTTCCATCGATCTTCGTGTTGTAGTCTGTATTTCACTGCGTTACGTAAATGACATGGCACTCGTAATTTAGCATAATTATACCACAACTTTTTACTCGAATTTTCTACTGTGAGGCGAGTATACAAAAGGAAGGGTTTAGCTGTGCTTCTAATTACGTTACGCGTAAAAAATGATTCTTACGTAATCCTGGTAACACTTTGGTATGCAGAAAAGAACGCTAGGGTAATTCTATTGTTCGATTTTAGACGTACACTTCCTTTACATGGAATTTCGCGATCAAACTATAACCCAGTTCTGGGAAAATAGTACATTTTgcgttcaattttttttttctacgtAATTGCTTCGTTGATCACCAAGgataaattaaaaacgaagcatAACAGCCGTTCTCCTCGACCTGCATTCGAAAAATCACAATCCCTCGAAGCACCTTTCTTTGGAATCACATCGTATCGCTGAAATGTTAATTACACTTAACGAGTATGTCAAGTACCGTTTGAGACGCGTCGTGCCGCCGCGTCGTATGAAATCGAGAGGGAAAAATATCGCTGGAATTCTAGTTCACAACGAAACTGCTTCCAGCGATTCCCCGAGGCGCTCCATGTCATTGCAATTCAGTGCAAATTCTTTTTGCGCGTAATACAGTTCATGATTTTTTTGCTGAATACCTCCGAGGCATTACCTATATGTCTTAGAAACGTCCAGAGTATACTTTGTTACCTGGAGGCAGATTTATTACGTACTTGCGTGCAACTTGAAAAGCGAGAAATGTTTTAATTCAGCTTTAAGATTAGTTGGTATTAATATGATACGCAAACAAACAACTTTTCTACCGATAATCTACTTTTGATTTCACACGATTTTAAGAGAGATCATCAAATGTTCTACATTCGATGTTCTACATTCTGCCGTGTAATGGACAAACGTTACCTACTTCCATACAGGACATCGAttatgttatttcaattattagcTAGTCACGACAGGAACGATGCCGATCACTCAGATAGCGTTTTAATTTTTTGTCACTGATTACTATCAGCCTACTTTGTATTTAGACCGAATGCCGAGTTACGTCTTTCATATCTAATAAAACTATCCACCATCTGTACTAGCGCTTTCTATTCTGTCGAACATATACATAAAGAATTTTGTTTAATGCAAGTGAAATAACTTCCAATCATAGTAATTGATTTCTTTTTATACGATGCATCAATTTTGCTAGGTAATACGAGTACCATTTAGAATGAACGCTATTTAGCAATTTCGCGAATGAATTATGGAATATATATGCCTTACATAGTCTTTACTTTCTCTCCATAACACAACCATTCCAACACAGATAGAAAAATGTTATATCACCAATATATACTGcgtaatgaaattataaaacgaatatttaattgtaattaCATCTTGTTATCTTCATTAAGAAACAAACGATAATATTGCGAGCCTGAGGCTGAGGTGATCGTTCTAGCGAAATGTTATTTACGTAAATAGGATTTCCTAATGTATATAGGTATTTCATGTATAAACCATTCAATTTTGCACGGTGCCATTGTTTGTTCAAGACAAACCAATTTAGGCACTATGTTTCCCACAGAGTGGGAAGAGGAGCAATTCCTTCTGTAATGAGAAATAAACCTTGAGAAGAGTCTTCAACACATGAACGATGGCGATTATCGATCATATACTTCAAGGAAATACCTACATATTTTAGTGATAAACTCTGCATACGTCAACTGTGTCGAAGGCCGAATAGTTTggctattttaaataagaatcTCACGATTTCTTTCGATCTTCACAGTGTAGAGGTGCAAGTGCGATTAAATTGGACACAATATTTTCCTTGCAACGTGACTTggattcatttttaattaacaattgcATATTTCAGTTCAAGTTCACGTCTAGAGCGCATAACCATTGGCTTAACCTAAGCGAATCGTTTCGTAGTCTACAAAATATTCGATCGTTTACAAAATCTACGACAAGGAAACCTCATTAAAGCTTTACAAGGATATAGCTAAGAGAAGTAGCAAGAAGAAGTAGCATGTGCGAAGTACCGTTTTAATGGAGCAAGACACGTGGTTGGGGTGAATGTAACAACGGCACAGGTGAAAATAGACGAGTTGTTCGACGTAACGAGAACCACTGGCAAAGCAGGAAAATGTGAACGTATGGACAGCCCCCGTTGTCCCTCGAGGTTGTTCAGTGTCGTCAGTTCGATCCGGTCACTGGGCCATTCACCATGAACGAGCGCAGTGagtatatttatacaatttattcaTTGTAGCTTCTACTGATATCTGTGCATCCCTATTTTAACTCGCTATAGTCTGCTTTAACTTCGCTAGTGGTACTTCATCCCTTCGTAGTCGTTTAATGTTAAGTTGTATACTGATGTAATGGGCTCGAAGGAAGTGTCCATcgcgatatacatatgtaaatgtCTCTGTCGTTctattaatttctttcaaataaataattaatatacaagTAATGAATCTTTTGAAttgtaaaaaatttttaaaccATTGTAAGAAATTACTAAGATTACTAATTGTCGAAACGTTTTAACTGATAAAGTAACGAGGTTTGAAATTAGAAGCATTCGTCCGTATCGACGTCGAGTTGACTCATTCGAGTAAAAAAGCGATAATTTAATCTTAATTACTTAAATACGGAAATAAAACTTTATCTACGTATTCTTTTTCACAGCGACACCTGTTTCCATCGTTATCCTTTCTTCAATTTAACAGCTATACtattatactattatttttttttccagAAGATGAAGTAAATTCGATTTACACGATCGCCAGCAACCAGAACCTGGTACCGATAAGATCCAGGCACGCCTAGTAAGTGATTGCGAGATTGACGTCTGCCGGTTGTCTCAACTCGCTTGCTCATTAAATCGTATTATTACATGCATCAAACAGTCCGCGAGGAAGCTGTTAATTCAAGCCTGCCAATTAGATTTACTATCTTTTTTCAGCTTAAAGAAACGACGGTACGTATCGTATTTAACGATGATTATATTGTTCCTCCTGATGGCTTTAGCCGTTATAGTGGCCCTGGTGTTTATTATACTTTGTAAGTAATGTTTATCTTCAGATTATTATCTTTCCTCTTGTTTTATCCAAATCTGTATATatgctttttgtttttattgatTAATTCTTTGTATTAATTCTTTTTGCAGATGCAACCTACAGACCGGTGGAACTTTGCGAAACTGAAAATTGCGTCCGCATAGGTAAGAAAATAATCAATATTAtgctatattttaattaaaatcgaaAAAGATTCTATGAAATCGTTGTTCCACTAGCTGCTAGTTTGAAGGAATCTATGGATACTTCTGTAGATCCTTGTGACGATTTTTATAAGTAAGTACTCTAGTTTGAAAAACAATGATACACACAGTCTATAGCCTGTCTCAAAGTTacaaagttagttttcaatgtCGTACAGTCACGGTTACAATACGATTCACCCCTCGTTGGCAACAAGTACAGTGACAATGAGTTCAAGTTTGCATGCATAATTTGCAAAATACTTAATCGATACATTTTTTCGATATGATATCTATCTATGTGTTTATAGCGTTTCTTGCTTTTACAGATACGTATGTGGAAAATGGCCAGACGAACATCCTATACCAGATAAAAGTTTGACGAATTCATGGTTCGACGAGCGTAGAGAAAGAATGTACAGGAAAATAAGAGAACTCTTACGAGATAATACCACAAACAGTGATGTACCATGGGCAGTGTCACAGGCAAAGATATTATACAACAGCTGCATGGACGTGCGTACGTTAtcattttcttaaattattttgtATCTTCGTAAGACAATTAAAATAATGTAGATCGTCCTATGCTTTAACTTCAGACGCGAAAAATGAAGTGGGACTTGCGCCGTTGTTCGAGTTATTGGAGGAGCTCAATTTACCTTCGATTCCTGCGGGGCTTACGAAGAAGACAAACGGTTATATCGAACAAATAGCCAGGGTGAAGAAAGTTCTGGGAAAAGATGTGTTTTTCGGTTTCGACATTATTCCTGATCCTCGAAACACCAGTAATAATGTCATGCTGTTCGATACACCGATTATGACAAATCCGTTACCcaagtatattttttattactcaTTTTAAACAGTTAATATATGATTCAGATATTTGAATCATTGCACATAAATACAATTCCATAATTGGATTTTTTTAATCGACAGCGATAAGGAGCTTGAGAAACGACTGCATACGATCAGGTCACGCTTCCGGAAGCTGGACGACGAAGAGGATATGTTAATGATGAGTAAGCTGATGAAGGCAGAGATGATGTACATGAGCGACGTAATTAAGCAAATCGTGAATAATGGAACTCTTGATACTTGCTCCTTAAAGAATGAATCATCATTTCCCTACAAGGAAGAGCTAGAGGATGTAGTCGACACGCTTTACGATTTAACTAGCACTTTTTATTACGTAAATACATTCGAATAACGATATTGCATGTATCAATAATGTGATAATTGGTCGTTAAAGGCATTACTTCGTTGCAGATATCGCGTATGGAAAGCAATCAAAGCATTTGGGAAAATGAACCAACCGATGATGATTATATGCTGGTAGACGATCTTCAGAAGTTGACTGACGAGTACGTGTCGGAAGTTAATTCGACACTTACGCCCAAACCATTATGGCGACCGTTCATTGAGCTAGTTTTCAAGGATATTGACACTTTAGACTTGAATAAGACAGATAAGATATTAGTAGGTGATTTGGAATACATGAAGGAAATTGCTCTAATGCTGGCTCTTACCGAAGAAGAAGAATTAGGTAAACTAAAAATTTATCAGCTTTTGTTGAGAATCGATTAACTTACTTAACAATTATCTTGCTGTGTTAGAGAGCTACATTTGGTGGGTAATCGTAGACATAGTTGTACCTCATTCATCCGACAATTTAAGGAAAATTTGGCTAGATTATACCAGGGCAGTAACTAGTGTCGAAATCGCTGAATCGAAGTCTCTGCTTTGTGCGTCTGCGGTTAACGAATTGATGGGTTAGtctaatacaattttattttgagattGGGTCTGTATATGTAGAGGTAGAACCTGTATCGGCTAAAAGACGCAAGGTATTCGAAATTCTTACGAAACTCGTCGGCCTTTCATCAAAGCCTGGTATAATCTAGGAATGGCGGTCTCGTGGTTGTTCGTGGATCCATCCTTTCACGAAAACAAGGGCAAGAAGGTGTTTGAAATGCTGGACGACATAAAACAAGCTTTCGCCTCGATGGTTTCGCGCACCGATTGGATGGATCGGCAGACAAAAATGGCCACGATAGAGAAAAACAGAAAAATGGAATCTCAAATTGGCTTTCCAGATTGGTTGTTCGATGAAAAAGTGCTTAACGAATATTACGAAGGCGTAAGAAATTTATTGTTAGTTTAATTGCTCGAGCATACGTACAGTGgcaataaaattaatttgtatattttcagaTAGATCTCGCGGAAACGGAATATTTGAACAATATAATTCAAATTGTTCGATTGATGTCCTTGTCTGAGTTGGAATGCATCCACGATATTAATTATAACAACATGTCGTagtaagaattttattttattacgcaaATGAACATCATGAAGTAAGCACGTAGAACAATAATctctattttctttattttttagctGGGCGACTGATCCGACAGATGTAAATGCATTTCATACCTATCAATTTAATCATATAAGTACGTAATTCCCCAGATCATTATAGCTTAACTTATCTAacgtttaattatatttatgtcGCTTTTCTAATACGCATGCAGCTATACCAGCGGGAATTCTTCAATTCCCTTTTTACGAACTGGGTCTCGAGTAAGAACAATATTATCATCGTGAGAGATAATTATTAATAGTTAGTTTTTCTAAATGGATTTCTTGATTTCAGATCTCTGAATTACGGTGCCATCGGAACAGTGCTCGGTCACGAGTTAACTCACGGATTCGACAACAGTGGAAGACACTACGATAGCAATGGAAACGTGAGGCAATGGTGGACCAATGAAACTATTATAAAATACACTGAAAAGACTGACTGTTTTATACATCATTATAACAGCTATTATGAAGCTGAAGTAAGgacaaaatttattttcgtcCGTATTACTTATTCAAATCTAAAAACATTCTCAAAACACCATGGTGGATGAATTTGAAATTTACGCTATTTTATAACTAATTTAGACTATGTGAGCCTTTTACCTTCTCGTCTCTCGACTTGCATCCTTTTGACTCTGACAAAAATCTTGACCTTACTGGTATTTGATCTTATTCCCACTTTATATGTATTGGTTCATAAAGATAACGATAGGATCGATCACGTATTTGTTCGAACAGGTAGAAGATTATATAGATGGTGAACGTACATTGGGCGAAAATATAGCCGATAATGGAGGTCTCAGAGAGGCTGTTGTCGCTTACGGAAGATGGAAGGCCAGGCACGGTCAAGAGCCTTTTCTTCCGGGATTCACTCACCTTACTCACGAGCAACTTGTTTTCCTCGGTTTCGCGCACGTAAGATGCTGATTCAAATATGTTTTATCGAAGGTTACGTAACCTGGACTTTAATCCTTTCATAGTGAACTTGCTTAGAACAGTTCAAATATAGCATTGAAATAGGAATGTTTAAAACATTCTAAAGAATAAGGACAAACGttctgaaaaatatgtaaattacatcaatgttagaaaaatttatttttggatGAATTAAGCAATCTACGGTGAATATTAATGATGTTCGACGCATGTAATTTAAATTAGTTATTCGAAGGAAGTtctgcaattttttaaataatttgtgaGATGTGAAATTAACAGTAAACGACTCTCAGATGATTATATTGTTTAGCGTTACTTAACATATTTCTAAATTGCATATTTCTAATTAATGTATAGTTTATCTCATATTTTGTATAGATGCATCATTATaggtataatatttaatttattctgctttctaaaatatttttcctaCTTAGGTTTGGTGCGAATCCTACACACCAAAATCTTTGAAATGGATATTACAAGATTCCCATTGTCCTGGGCACGTGAGACTTCTCGGGGTTCTCAGGAATTCAAAGGAATTCAGCGAAGCATGGAAATGTCCTGTGGGATCAAACATGAATCCTTCAGAAAAATGCAGATTGTGGTAATGACACAGTTCTTCGAACAAAGTTATTTTCATAGGAATTTTCTGAATCTTCTTCCCCCAAAATAATCAAACTTTTATACTTGTCTATTATCTTAACTAATACCATCGATTGTAACAAATAATGTAACCAAGACAAGTAGTTTCAGTGACAAGTGTATTAAAGTATAGAGCGATTGTTGAAAAATGACAACGTTGTGATAAAACAACTCCGTGTttgtaataaaagaattttatttacttataataGTCA from Bombus vancouverensis nearcticus chromosome 9, iyBomVanc1_principal, whole genome shotgun sequence encodes the following:
- the Nep5 gene encoding M13 family metallopeptidase neprilysin 5; this translates as MNERKDEVNSIYTIASNQNLVPIRSRHAYLKKRRYVSYLTMIILFLLMALAVIVALVFIILYATYRPVELCETENCVRIAASLKESMDTSVDPCDDFYKYVCGKWPDEHPIPDKSLTNSWFDERRERMYRKIRELLRDNTTNSDVPWAVSQAKILYNSCMDVHAKNEVGLAPLFELLEELNLPSIPAGLTKKTNGYIEQIARVKKVLGKDVFFGFDIIPDPRNTSNNVMLFDTPIMTNPLPNDKELEKRLHTIRSRFRKLDDEEDMLMMSKLMKAEMMYMSDVIKQIVNNGTLDTCSLKNESSFPYKEELEDVVDTLYDLTSTFYYISRMESNQSIWENEPTDDDYMLVDDLQKLTDEYVSEVNSTLTPKPLWRPFIELVFKDIDTLDLNKTDKILVGDLEYMKEIALMLALTEEEELESYIWWVIVDIVVPHSSDNLRKIWLDYTRAVTSVEIAESKSLLCASAVNELMGMAVSWLFVDPSFHENKGKKVFEMLDDIKQAFASMVSRTDWMDRQTKMATIEKNRKMESQIGFPDWLFDEKVLNEYYEGIDLAETEYLNNIIQIVRLMSLSELECIHDINYNNMSYWATDPTDVNAFHTYQFNHITIPAGILQFPFYELGLESLNYGAIGTVLGHELTHGFDNSGRHYDSNGNVRQWWTNETIIKYTEKTDCFIHHYNSYYEAEVEDYIDGERTLGENIADNGGLREAVVAYGRWKARHGQEPFLPGFTHLTHEQLVFLGFAHVWCESYTPKSLKWILQDSHCPGHVRLLGVLRNSKEFSEAWKCPVGSNMNPSEKCRLW